Genomic DNA from Salvia miltiorrhiza cultivar Shanhuang (shh) chromosome 1, IMPLAD_Smil_shh, whole genome shotgun sequence:
CACGGACATCAAGCATTAAGGAACTGAATTCCTTCACATAATCACGAACGGTGCCACTGTGCTTGAGTTTCCTTAAGGCATCCCTTGCGATCCATGATGTATTGCAAGGTAGGAATTGCTCTTTCAATTCCCTTTTAAGATCTTCCCACGTCTCAATCCGGTTCCGGGTATGGTTCTCCCCGGATTGCCTTGACCACCACCATAATTTTGCATCAGCCGACAGGTACATGGTGGTAATTGAGACTTTCTCTTCGTCAGCAACGTGAGCCGCTTGGAAATACGACTCTATATCCCACAAGAAGTTCTCCAACTTCTTAGAACTTCGAGTTCCCTCGAACGATTTCGGGTCAGGGATCCGGACCTTTGATGTAGAACGCATCGCTTGCTTCATCACGTGCATCTCATCAAGGAGGCGTTCCACTTTCATGGACAACTCCTCCACCTGATTGTTCATATCTTCCTTGCAAGAAACAACTCGGCTTTCCACAAATCCGGGCAGATCCTCCATAGACTTCCGCACATCCTCAACCGATGCTTGAATGGCGTCAAGCACGATCTCCGCATCTCGCATCCGCTCAAAGACATCAACCCGTGCAGAAGTTTCAGGAGGCGTCCCCAACAAACTTTCCAACCGTTCAACACGCTCCTCAAGAGCGGCGAACACCCGATTTTGAACCATCTCCGCCACAGCAACGCAGCAACTCCGACAGGACCAGAGCCAACCTCGCTCTGATACCAACAGAGCGAGGTTGGCTCTGGTCCGGTCGGAGTTGCTGTGGCGGAGTTGAGGAAGCAGTAGGATGAATTGTTGCTTGCAGGTCTCGTGCAGCCTACCAAGGTCCCCCTACGGGTCGCCGGTGTTATTCCAAAGGAAGCAGGATGGGTCTTTGAGATTCTGCATCGACTATAGGGCTTTGAATAAGGTTACTATCAAAAACAAGTATCCTATTCCAAATTCCCTAGATCTCTTTGACAAGCTGTCGATGGCGTGTTTATACACCAAGATCGACCTACGGTCTGGATATTGGCAAGTCAGAATTGCTCCAGGGGACGAGGCAAAGACCACATATGTGACAAGGTATGGGTCATTCGAGTTCTTAGTGATGCCCTTCGGCTTAACTAATGCCCCTGCGACGTTTTGCAATTTGATGAATGATGTGCTATATGAATATTTGGATCGGTTTGTGGTGGTGTATCTAGATGACATTGTTATCTATTCGGAATCATTGAATGAGCATGTTATGCAATGCGGGCTGTATTCTTGAAATTGCGTGAGAATAAGTTATATGCAAAGAAGGAAAAGTGTGAATTTTGTAGGGATTCGATCACTTTCCTTGGTCATGTTATTGGGCATGGCAAGATCATGATGGACAAGAAGAAGGTGCAGGCCGTGCTGGATTGGCCCGTTCCGTCCAAGGTTGCGGAGATGAGATCGTTCTTAGGCTTGGCTAATTACTACAGGCGGTTCATTGAGGGGTACTCAAAGATTGCCAACCCCTTGACGGACTTGCTCAAGAAGGATGTTGTGTGGAAGTCGACCGAGGCATGTCAGAATGCGTTTGACACATTGAAGGAGAAATTGTCCACGGAACCCGCACTAAGGCTGCCCCTATTTGATGAGCCTTTTGAAGTACAGGTTGATGCCTCGAATAGAGCCATTGGGGGTGTGCTCGTGCAAAATAGACACCACATTGCCTATGAAAGCCGCAAGTTGAAGGATTGTGAGTACCGGTACAGTACTCACGAGAAAGAAATGACAGCCGTGGTCCATTGCTTAGAGGTGTGGAAGCATTATTTGTTGGGCACGAAGTTCACGGTGGGAACGGATAATGTGGCCAACACCTACTTCAAAACCCAAAAGAAGCTCTCTCCAAAACAAGCTCGTTGGCAAGAATACTTGGGGAGTTCAACTTTGATTGGGTGCACCGTCCCGGGAAGCATAATGATGTTGCGGATGCTTTGAGCCGGAAAGTGGTGGGCAAGTTCGTGGCTGCACTGACTCTTGTGGAGTCCGATTTTCTTGGAAAGATTCGAGAATCTTCCAAGGCTGACCCCCTCTATCAAAAGCTTGTTTTGCAAGTTAAGGAAGGGAAAGTACAAAAATATTGGCTGGATGATGATATCTTATTTGCTCGTGGCAGTCGGGCGTATGTGCCCGCGGGTGCGTTGAGACGGGAACTCTTGAGGGAGACACATGATCCTCATTAGGCAGGCCATCCCGGTGTGGAGCGCATGTATGCCTTGCTGTCCCGACGATATTATTGGCCAAAGATGGAGGACGACGTTGAGGCGTACGTCAAAACTTGTCTTGAGTGTCAGCAAGATAAGCTCGAAAGAAAGAAGGAGGCCGGATTGCTACAGCCGTTGCCCATTCCGGAGAGACCGTTCCAATCAATATCGATGGATTTCATTTCGGGCTTCCTGAAAGTCGATGGAATGGCCTCAATCTTTGTGGTGGTGGACAGGTTTTCAAAATATGGGATTTTCATTGCTTATCCAAATGCTTGCCCCGCCGATGTTGCTGCTGACTTGTTTGTGAAGAACGTGGTGAAATACTTCGGTATCCTGGAGGATATTATCAGTGACCGGGATACTCGGTTCACAGGGCGGTTCTGGACCAATCTATTCAATATGTTGGGGACCGATCTGAAGTTCTCTACGGCTAATCATCCTCAGACCGACGGGCAAACGGAGAGGATGAATCAATTGTTGGAGGAGTATTTGAGGCACTACGTGTCAGCAAGTCAGAGGGATTGGGTTGGTTTGTTGGATGTGGCTCAGTTCAGTTATAACCTACACCGATCGTCGGCCACGGGGAAGAGTCCCTTTGAGATTGTGTACGGGCAGCAGCCTTTAGCACCACACGAGATCGCGGTACAAAGGAGTGGTGGAGATTGTCCCGCGGCTTACCGATTTGCTCGAGAGAAGCAAGAGTTGTTGGATGAGGCACGAGATAGCCTCGCCAAGATGAAGAAATATGCGGATAAACACCGGCGTGATGTGGAATTTGAGGTGGGCGATCAAGTATTGCTGAAGTTGACGCCCCAAATTTGGAAGAAGATCTCTTCCAAGTCCAAATGTCACAAGATTTTCTTTCGGACTAGAATTTTTCGCCTTGTGCGGCGCCGATCACTCACAATCGACCAACCAACACTCGTGTTTAGATTTGGGTGAGTATTCGTGTACTCGCGCAAGCAACAATCAAGAACATGCACGGCGGACATAAACGTAAAGCACGCATCAACATACGGGACAACTCACTCCCAACCTTTGCATTACTCACAATTCGTACAAAACATGATGGTTGGATCAGTATTGCCAAATACTTGAATGATGATGTCCCATTGTTGCTAAGTTCCCATAACATCAAGGACATAAAAGATGTCATTTCCACTACGTGTCAAACAAAATAGAAGTATTATATAAGTATATAGAGAACACAAGTGAGATACAAACCCCACCCATGAAGAGTTTCAGTAATTTTATGGTGGATCAATAACAATCCAATACAACAGGGGAATAAAAAGAAATCAGATCCTACTTCTCCATTTACGCTTATAGAACATGATGTGTGTGAGAGCAACATGTCTTGGAAAACATTAACAGGCAAACTTCATGTTTTAATTTAAGAGTTACTAAATAGACTAGACTAGAAATACAGATGAACTATATGCGCAAaactttttatttgttttagcCAATGCACTAAAGAAACCATCACCATTAGCAAGGGTAAATGCCAAACATATTTCATTAAATGGCTTTATAAATGTAGTTGGTTTTTCTCCCTGTGCCTTTCCTTGTCTAAAACAAATTGATTCTAGGACAGGCCTAAACATTTTAAACAAGTATCTGCTACGGGTTGTACCAGGGTATGGAGCAAAGCTGGTTCTCTCTGGTGTCGTGACACAAGCATGAACCTGAGAGTAAGTTACTGAAACAATAAGTAGAAGCTCAAAATCTGCTCAAGCAAGAGAACTATATAAATATTTGCTTCACCATGCGTTGCCTCCTTTAGATTGCTATGTACAACAACAAATGGGATTGAACACAACTACAAGAAAAACCTGTGGCCAGAAGGGAAACTCGAGAAACGTAATCATGGGTGTATTCGGATCATATGCTTCCATTTTACACAGGAGAAGATGGCTATAAGATGAAGATGGAAACTTGAAGATACTTGGATAAGAGATTGGAACAATATTGAGAACAGCAAATAAGTTAATCGAGTAAGCTACCATCATGCAAGTAGTAACTTCATCAATGGTGTCACAGAAAATAAGTAAATCTTTGAAAGCAGTGACAAATGCCAGCATGCATACCCTCTCTTCTGTTCAGTCGCTTCATCAGTGGAATCCATGGCTTCCCAAAGAAGTGAGAGCGGAACCCAATGCGGAGGATATTTAAACCTTGCAACATCTAGAATGAGTACCATATCCATTTCAGCATGATATCCACCAATGGGTGAAAAATGACCTGTTCCAGTCTGAGCAAATAAGTAATTATCAAGATGCAGTCAAATAAGGCGGGACCCTAAATACTTGACAAATTATCATTTTTGGTTGTTTTAAAATTCCTCATACCATAGTTGATGTATCTTCTAGATCTATGTAACTAAGAATAGTCAATACCTATCTACCTGTTTAAAAGCTCTTCTAGTATATGATGCAATAATGTGACAATCGTTTGATCTAGAGCATGCCATTACATTCTTCCGGAATTCATCAATAGAGCTCTGACTTGTGCGAAAAGACACCATCTTAGCACCGGCACAATGTCCCAAGCATACAACTTTCCCAAATGATATCCCCTTAGCCTTAGCCTTGTCCAGTGGCTCGCAGCAATCCAACATCGTTTCGTCAAACCACCTCCAAGGCGCTATTATTGATGTTCAATAAGCTCATGGTTAAATACTTTTTGACCAATGAACGAAGTTTAAAATCAAACATCAAAACAGAAGTCTAAAAGCCAAATAGGTGAAACTTTTGAAATTGAAGGATCATCTTTTTCACATGATGCCTCAACCTCAATCCTTGTTTCCATTCCCACCTCCTAATCCTATTCAGAGTAAGAGGTGCAGTATTGTTTCTTCATGTCATAGTTTTAGGACGGGAAGCATATGGTATGTTGATCAAAtggatataaataattaaatctgcATAGAAATTATTTTAAGCATTCAGAAATTCTCAATGCAAAGATTAGGAAAAACCATCAGAAGAGCTTTCCTAAGAAAGTAGTTCATAGATTAGATTACATGAGAAAACAATGGCATATTATGGAGTTCAGGGTATCATTATCCGTGATATATCACTGTCCATCCGTAACAACTTAACGAGTTCATGAATagtaattttcattttttttcttataaatgCATAGATATCTTTACTGGTATAGCTTAGATGTCTCGTACTTCACAAAGAAGTGGATATTTGAGCACTGCAGCagataaacaaaattgaaagtgcGAATAGACATCTAGACTATCAACCACTGGATCATGAGACGTGCCAGAGCTCCACATCTGaaacatgaaaaaaatatttacctTTCCATTGTCTAGGGATCAATAGCTAGCGCATTCAAGACCATTGCAAGCGACGCTAAGCCACAATAAGCAGGCTCCGATTGTGTCTGAAAATGAGAGATCAAATTGAAAAATCCTTCCATATTTCCATTGTGAAGGGCCTCCTCGAATAGTTTCTGCAGGGGAAATGAGAAGAAAAATATACATCACCATGAGTGAGGAACAAAGAAGGGTCACGACCTAACTACGTCTCTAGCAAGCCTAAGATGCCATGTTTTAACTACTTTTATAAACAGAATATAACTATATATGAGTATGTGAAGTAGGACAAATATTCATCAAAGATAAATGgatgaaaagggattaattataTAATCCATAAAGTTCCATCACTGAGAAACATGGCAACTATGCAAACTCGAATAAATATTTGTGAAGTGAAGGATTATAAAATCACTACTTTTGAAGAAATTGAACGTCCGAGGTTTGGTTAATACATTAACGGTTGTTTACTTCTCAGGattaactaatagataaaaatagttgaAGCTAATCAGTTATTTTCTTCGTCCCACTTTTAGGAGGCGTTTATTTAGGGTATGTTTAGCTACAATAATAGGATTTCTATAATCCCGCCCTTTCATAgcatataaataaaacaaaattagcttaaataataaaaattatcagAGATCTTAGATATTCCAAAATTGCAATCTAATCAAAATAAGCAAGAGATTAATCTTACTAATTttctaatcaaaataaatactactccctccgtccacgaaaaaacttcATATTTTTCGTTTTTGGGACgttcacaaaagaactttctacctatttttggactataccctaccacttataatcctcttacttttcacttttcacaactctcaatattaattttaacaccttttcaccattcccgatacactcaactaccttttatcccctctcaatatactcaacaatattttttcttaaaatctgtgccactccctcctaggaagttctttcatgtatacggagggagtactatttttg
This window encodes:
- the LOC131006830 gene encoding LOW QUALITY PROTEIN: glutathione gamma-glutamylcysteinyltransferase 1-like (The sequence of the model RefSeq protein was modified relative to this genomic sequence to represent the inferred CDS: inserted 2 bases in 1 codon) — protein: MSAVAGFYRRSLPSPPALDFSSPPGKKLFEEALHNGNMEGFFNLISHFQTQSEPAYCGLASLAMVLNALAIDPXRQWKAPWRWFDETMLDCCEPLDKAKAKGISFGKVVCLGHCAGAKMVSFRTSQSSIDEFRKNVMACSRSNDCHIIASYTRRAFKQTGTGHFSPIGGYHAEMDMVLILDVARFKYPPHWVPLSLLWEAMDSTDEATEQKRGFMLVSRHQREPALLHTLVQPVADTCLKCLGLS